AAAAACAAGGTTAAATCCGCTACTTCTTCAGGTTGCGCCCACCGTTTAACTGGCGTTTCCTCTGCTACCCAAGCAGCCATTTTACCATCACCAGCAAAGTCAGCGGCATTCATTGATGTCTTTATTGCTCCTGGTGCAATCCCTACCACGTGAATTTTTTTGGCATAATCTAATGCCAATTGCTTCGTAAATCCAGCAATAGCATGCTTACTAACGGTATAACTAATCCCACCACCGCCTGCGACAAGGCTGGCAATTGAACACATATTAATAACCGTTCCCTCAGCTTTAATCAAAGCGGGTAAAGCGGATTTGGTAATGTAGTAGATGCTATTTAAATTTGTCGCAAGAATGTCTTGCCATAAATTATCATCGGTTTCTAAAAGCGGTTTGTAGTTATCCAATTTCCCAGCGGTATTTAATAAAATATCAATTTGATTGAAGCAGGTTATGCAAGCGGCAACTGCATTGAGACAATCTTCTTTTTTTGATACATCCGCGATATAACCAACAAAGTTCTCCCCATAATCTGCAAAATTTTGGCTAAAGTCTTCCTGCACATCTACACCAAAGACTTTAGCACCGGCAGCTAAAAAAGCTTTAGCTTGTGCCTGACCAATCCCAGAAGCGACCCCCGTTACGAAAACCACCTGATTTAAAAACGCGCTGTTATCATCCTCACTCATGGACAATTTCCCAATCATCTGCCAGAATGTCACAAACCGTTGGAGCAAAGCTCGAAAATCCTTCATCAGCAGTTTTAATTAAAAAGTAAGGCGTAACAGGGGAATTATCATACACTTCTCCATTTACTAAGGTTACGTAAAGTTCAAAACCGCTCCAGCCTTTACGAATAATTTTTTCTCCTTTTTTTAAGTGGGGTAAAATTTCTTCAAATGTCATTTGTTTTCTTCTCCTTATCTAAAGCGAGTAGCAAATAGAAAATACCTATCTGTACGAGTTGCAAATTTATATTTACTTTAGCACGCTTTTTACTGATTGACTACACTAAAAAACACGATCTCCAAATGAAGACCGTGTCAGAATTTCATTTATTACATGCGAACCGCAAATTGTGGTGCAAAGTAAGAAACAGAACTGATTGAAACAGATTGACCAGGTTGTGGTGCGTGAATATATTGTCCGCCACCCATTGCAATTGCAACGTGATGTGAGCTACCTGGTGAACCCCAGAAGTATAAATCACCTGGTTGTGCTTGACTTACAGGAATAATAGTACCAGCAGATTCTTGCGCTACTGTGTAAGTACCAATGTTACGGCCAGCTGCGTGTAAGTAAACGTAGCCAACAAAACCGGAACAGTCAAAACCTGAAGGATCTTTACCACCCCAAACATAAGGGACGCCGATAAATTGTTGTGCGTAACCAATCACACCGCCACCTGAAGGCGCTGGGATTTCTGGTTTTGGAATTTCTGGTTTAGGTGTTTCTGCAGCAGAACTACCACCATTATTATTATTGTTTGATGATTCAGTATTGCTATTGTTATTCGTACTTGATGAACCAGTTGAGCTTGAAGATGTGTTGGAATTGCTTGCTGAACCAGTTGAAGAACCATTACTTGCTGATGAGCTAGCTGAACTAGATTCTTCTGTTGTTGCGCTTTGCGCTACAGCATCTTGCGCTGCTTGTTCTTGTGCTTGTTTACGTGCAGCTTCCGCTTGTTTTTCTTGTTCGCGAATGCGCGCTTGTTCTGCTTCTGCTTCTTGTTTTTCTTTTTGCAAGCCAGCTTTTTGGCCTTCAGCAGTATTTTGTTGCAAAGCAAGGTCTGCTTTCATTGCATTTAGATCTGCTTGTTTGCCTTGAACGTCTGCTTTTTGAGTTTCAAGTTCGGCTTGGTTTGCTTGGATTTGGGCTAATTTTTTGTCGTTTTCAGCTTTTTTATCTTCAACGGCTTTTTTATCAGCTTTTTGTTGTTTTACTAAATCGTTGTTCGCTTTAACAATTGTTGTCATTGCTTGAACACGACCGATAGCATCTGTTAGAGAATCAGATTCTACAACTGCATCGATAAAGTTCGTGCTTTGGCCATTCACTTGGACGTCACGGGCTTGCTTTTTAATCGCTTCTTCCCGTTTTGCAATCCGAACTTTCAAGTCTGCAATTTCTTTTTGTAATTTTTGTGTGTCTTTATTTAATTTAACTTGGTCGTTAACCAAAGCTTCGGCTTTAGCTGTAATGGCTGCAACTTCGCTTTCAAGTGTATCGATTTGTGCTTGGGCGCTAGCTTGTTGCCCTTTTAAATCGTTGATTACTTTATCTTGATTTTCAATTTTTTGATCGATAGTATCTGCCGCGGCTACACTGGGAGCTGCAACTGCTGTAAGTGTTAATGAGCAAACTAACAATGCTGATAACAAACTCTTCTTCACTCTTCATTCCTCCGACTGGCTTACTTTGAATTTTTTCTTAATTATTCGGGAATTTTTTTAGACCTTTCCCGACGACATGAAAATTGTACCACAGCCATATGACATTAAGATAAACGAAATGTTACAAAAATGTTTCAAATGCACTTTTTTATATGACAAAGTTGTAAGCATAAAAAAACCTTCAAAAATTATTCGATAACAAATAATTTTTTGAAGGGAAAAATAAAAATTATGAATAAAAGCATATTGATTAACAAGGTCGGGCCTAAAAAACGACTGATAAAAAACGTATCACTTACATCAGCAAGTTTAAATAGCATTTGAATGCTCAGTGTCACCAGTTCAAATAAAGTAACAAAAATAATCATGCCAAAAAACATCGTGAAAACGTTACGATACAGCGTATCCGCTAAGGCATACATCAACCAGACACTCAATGGCAAAGCCACCATGTAAATACCTAATACGCCGACATAATACATATCAAACAACATTCCCAATACTACTGAGGTAATTAACATGTAGCGTTTTGATAAAACCATGCAGCCACACATAAGTCCAAGGAGCAATAAATGCGCATTGGCAATGTAATAATTACGACTCCAATTTTCCAACAAGCGGGTAAACTGACCATCCAACAGCATTAAAATGAAAAAAGTTGGAGCCGCATAGTATTTCACAGTATCTTTTTTTACCATTAGTCACTGTCACCTACCGCTCTTTTTACGACCGTGACAACAGACATATCGTATAAGTCCGCATAAGGTTTCACATAAACTTGCTTGTCTAGACCGTAATCGTCCGACTTAAATTCAACGACTGTTCCAACTGGTAAATCCGCCGGAGAATTTCCGCCTAAACCTGAAGTTTGGACCACATCGCCAGCTTTTAATTTTTTCTCGCCGGTCAGTTGATTGACAATCATCGTCCCTGTTTTTTCATCATAATTTCGCAGTAGACCAAAAGTTTCGCCGTCTTTGCCGGAAATTCGAACAGGAAAATGATTGGAATTTTGATTCGCAGAAGTAAGTAATTCGACTTTTGCAGAAGCTAAGTTCACTTCAACAATCCGACCCACGAGACCTTTTTGTGACATAACTGCCATATTGACTTTCAAGCCGTCTTTTGACCCCTTATCAATGACCAGCATATCCTGCCAAGCATCTGGTGAGCGGGTAATGACGTTAGCCGAAACCTTTTCAAAATCTGTCAACGTCTCATTTAACTTCAATTCAGATTGTAGTTTCTTTATTTCTCGTTCTTGATTTTTAGTTTTTTGTGCCAATTCATCATAAGAATCGATTTTATTTTTTAACCGTTCATTTTCACTATAAGTCACAAATAAATTGTGCACATTACTAAAAGTATTTTCAACAAATTTAACTGGCGCACTAATAACGCGGTCAACAATTGCGACACTATCATTTGCAACAGACTGACCCAAGTTTGTTTTTTCGCTATTGGCTCTTCTGGCTGCCGTAATACTTATCACAGAAACCACCACGATGACTAAAATCAGCGTAATGATAATATTTTTATTCGGATTAAATTTCTTCACAAATACACCCCTCAAGAAAAAAGCCGGCACGGTTGCGTGCGACTGATAGTAATGATTTTACCACTAAAGTCTTTTAAACAAAAGGCAGGTATAGACTCTTAAGAGATTTTTTGTAAAATAATCATCTTCTTTACACAAATTGGATAAATTAAAACTTAACGACTGTAATTGTATACCGTCAAGTGCGATTTTTATCCAGTAGAAAAAATGAACGAGCTAGGCCTATGTAAAAAAAATAAGCCGGCCCTAAAAATTGCTACGCGCATTTTAGGTATCCGACTTATTCCCATGAAAACACCTTGCAAACCTTGTGTAACACCCCTTTTAATAAGAGCGTTTTTTAAAGTTACAACGTGCAGCTTTCACTTTTACTAACAACTAACCAGCTAGCACCACTAGAGAACTAGCCTGGTCTTCAAGTAAGAAACTGTTACAAAAAATTACTTCAAACAGCTTTTTTACTTAGTTTCTTTTTAGCTAAAGCTAAATTAGGTTTTACTAATCCCGACTTTGAATGACTGCTACAATGCCGCTGGCAAAACTGATTTCAGCTTCTTGGCCGATAAATTCATTGCTGGCATATGACGTTGGCTGTAATACTTCTACCTGATCTAATGTGTATTTGCTTTTTGTCAACGTAAGTTTTGAAACAGGTGTTAAACAACAGTAAGCTAAATATTTTAGCCCCGGAATTTTTTTTACGCGATGTTTTCCCGCTGGCAAATAACTTAAGCAGTTTTTATTATCACGAATCGTAATTTGCTGCATAAAGGGTGTAAAGCGCGGTTCTACACCTAGCCAAATATTAGCCAATAAATGATCAAGACGGCCACCCGTTGCGCCGATTAACGTCACCTGGGCTAAAGGATATTTTGCAAAAATTGAAGCTAAGGCCAGTTGGGTATCGGTGTCATCTTTTTCAGCAATCGCCGATAGGATTTCCTGTGCTTTTTGTCCCACTAGGTCATGCTCTTTTTTACTTAAGGAATCAAAATCTCCTACTGCTAAAGCCACTTCTTTATTTTCTTCCAATAAAAAAAGTGCCCCGCGATCAATCCCGACAAATAAATCAAAGGGCTTGGCCATAATATCTGCTGGCCAAAGTTTAGGATCCCCACCTGCCACTAGTAAAATATTCATTTGGCCAAAGCTTCTTTCAAAGCGGCAATTCGTTTTTCTATATCGGGAGCATTGTAAATATAAGAACCGGCCACAAAAACATCTGCGCCAGCCGCTTTACAAATTTCTGCTGTTTCAGGCACAATTCCGCCATCTACTTCAATTTCGTAGTGATAGCCGAATTTTTCTTTTAAAGCTTTCAATTCTTTAACTTTTTCAACTGCTTCACTAATAAAGGCTTGGCCGCCAAAACCAGGATTTACAGTCATCACCAATACTAAATCAGCCATCTGCAATACGTGTTGAATGGCCACAACCGGAGTGCCCGGATTGATGGTTACCCCTGCTTTAACATTCTCATTTTTTATCATTTGCAACGCCCGATGAATATGCGGTGTTGCTTCTACGTGAACATTAATGATGTCTGCTCCTGCTTTAGCAAAGTCTAAGATATAATTTTCCGGATTTTCAATCATTAAATGACAGTCCAAAGGTAATTTCGTTACCGGACGAATCGCTGCAACGACAGCAGGGCCAATTGTAATATTTGGAACAAAGTGCCCGTCCATTACATCAACGTGAATGTAATCAACACCTGCTTTTTCAACGCGTTGAATATCTCTTGCTAAATTGGCAAAATCTGCACTTAAAATCGATGGTGCAATTTTCATAAAAACTCCTCCTGACAATTTTCAAATAAAAGGTTATTTATTTTTCTTATAGATTGGACGCCGTTTTTCAATCTCTGCTAAAAATTGCAAATAATTATCATAACGTACTGATGCAATTTCGCCTTGTTCTACGCGATGTTTGACTTCACAGCCGGGTTCATTGACATGCTGGCACTCGCGAAACTTACAAAAAGGGGCCGCAGCGACAAATTCTGGAAACATCCGAGGCAACTCATAGGCGGTAATATCTTGAAATTCCAATGAACTAAACCCAGGCGTATCTGCAACAAGACCGCCGTCGATTGGCAGTAATTCGACATGGCGCGTTGTATGTTTTCCCCGCCCCAAATAGTCCGAAATAGCAGCCGTAGCTAATTTTAAATCTGGTCGGATTTTATTTAATAAAGTCGATTTACCGGCACCTGATTGGCCCATGAAAACACTTAGTTTGTCTTTAAATAACTTTTTCAAGGCGGCTATATTTACTTTCTCATTTTCTGAGGCAATGACTTTATAGCCGATTTTTTCGTAAACCGCTTTAACATGCGCAAGCTGCTGTGTATCTTGCAATAAGTCTAACTTACTTAAATAAATGACCGGCTCAATCTCTTTGTATTCTAAATTGACCAAGAATCGATCTAATAAGTTATAAGAAAAAGCCGGTTCCACCATACTGATGACGACAATTCCCAAATCAACATTGGCTACTGGGGGACGCACTAATTCATTTTTACGTGGCAACAAATCCAAAATATAACCATCAGTTAAATTACTACTTTCAAATTCAACCCAATCTCCAACCAAGGGCGTCAATTTACGCTTACGAAAATTTCCCCGTCCTCTTGTTTGATACGTGGTATCTTCTGCTACTACATAATAAAAGCCACTTAAAGCTTTTCTGATTTGACCTTTCACCCATTGTCCTCCTATAAAGTTCAAGACTATACTTCCATATTTTACCATAGTTTTGCTTTTACTTTCGTTTGAAAAATTTCTTTTGGTTTTTCTGAACATTGCTTATCTGTTACTAAAAATTGAACCTTAATAAAAACTGACTGTAACTAAACGGCCTGGTAAAACCAGTTTATTTTTCTTTTTTATGGTGTACAAAACAGGCCTGTGATAAAAATTATCACAGGCCTGTTTTTTGCTTTATTTACGAATAATTGGGTTGTCTGAATGCACTACCCAGCTTTTTTGTTTTGACTTTGGATAAAACTGGATTGCTTTTTGTCGCCAGCCTTTAACGCCAACTTTTAGCGATAAGGTGTTATCTGGACTGATTTCTTTTAAGGTGTACATAGCTCCTGGTAAATCTTGAAACGTCACCATTCCATCGGCGTTAGCCGTAGCTTTTAAGGTATCCCCATTGCGAATCACCGGTGCCTTGCCTTTTTTATTAAATAAAATATAGTGGGCTGTCGCAATTTTTTCTCCGGTATCGTCTTCTCTGACAAAGGT
The DNA window shown above is from Enterococcus montenegrensis and carries:
- the rsgA gene encoding ribosome small subunit-dependent GTPase A translates to MVKYGSIVLNFIGGQWVKGQIRKALSGFYYVVAEDTTYQTRGRGNFRKRKLTPLVGDWVEFESSNLTDGYILDLLPRKNELVRPPVANVDLGIVVISMVEPAFSYNLLDRFLVNLEYKEIEPVIYLSKLDLLQDTQQLAHVKAVYEKIGYKVIASENEKVNIAALKKLFKDKLSVFMGQSGAGKSTLLNKIRPDLKLATAAISDYLGRGKHTTRHVELLPIDGGLVADTPGFSSLEFQDITAYELPRMFPEFVAAAPFCKFRECQHVNEPGCEVKHRVEQGEIASVRYDNYLQFLAEIEKRRPIYKKNK
- a CDS encoding C40 family peptidase, whose protein sequence is MKKSLLSALLVCSLTLTAVAAPSVAAADTIDQKIENQDKVINDLKGQQASAQAQIDTLESEVAAITAKAEALVNDQVKLNKDTQKLQKEIADLKVRIAKREEAIKKQARDVQVNGQSTNFIDAVVESDSLTDAIGRVQAMTTIVKANNDLVKQQKADKKAVEDKKAENDKKLAQIQANQAELETQKADVQGKQADLNAMKADLALQQNTAEGQKAGLQKEKQEAEAEQARIREQEKQAEAARKQAQEQAAQDAVAQSATTEESSSASSSASNGSSTGSASNSNTSSSSTGSSSTNNNSNTESSNNNNNGGSSAAETPKPEIPKPEIPAPSGGGVIGYAQQFIGVPYVWGGKDPSGFDCSGFVGYVYLHAAGRNIGTYTVAQESAGTIIPVSQAQPGDLYFWGSPGSSHHVAIAMGGGQYIHAPQPGQSVSISSVSYFAPQFAVRM
- the mreC gene encoding rod shape-determining protein MreC — translated: MKKFNPNKNIIITLILVIVVVSVISITAARRANSEKTNLGQSVANDSVAIVDRVISAPVKFVENTFSNVHNLFVTYSENERLKNKIDSYDELAQKTKNQEREIKKLQSELKLNETLTDFEKVSANVITRSPDAWQDMLVIDKGSKDGLKVNMAVMSQKGLVGRIVEVNLASAKVELLTSANQNSNHFPVRISGKDGETFGLLRNYDEKTGTMIVNQLTGEKKLKAGDVVQTSGLGGNSPADLPVGTVVEFKSDDYGLDKQVYVKPYADLYDMSVVTVVKRAVGDSD
- the rpe gene encoding ribulose-phosphate 3-epimerase, which encodes MKIAPSILSADFANLARDIQRVEKAGVDYIHVDVMDGHFVPNITIGPAVVAAIRPVTKLPLDCHLMIENPENYILDFAKAGADIINVHVEATPHIHRALQMIKNENVKAGVTINPGTPVVAIQHVLQMADLVLVMTVNPGFGGQAFISEAVEKVKELKALKEKFGYHYEIEVDGGIVPETAEICKAAGADVFVAGSYIYNAPDIEKRIAALKEALAK
- a CDS encoding 3-oxoacyl-ACP reductase produces the protein MIGKLSMSEDDNSAFLNQVVFVTGVASGIGQAQAKAFLAAGAKVFGVDVQEDFSQNFADYGENFVGYIADVSKKEDCLNAVAACITCFNQIDILLNTAGKLDNYKPLLETDDNLWQDILATNLNSIYYITKSALPALIKAEGTVINMCSIASLVAGGGGISYTVSKHAIAGFTKQLALDYAKKIHVVGIAPGAIKTSMNAADFAGDGKMAAWVAEETPVKRWAQPEEVADLTLFLASSKARYLQGNIVPIDGGWLLK
- the mreD gene encoding rod shape-determining protein MreD, translated to MVKKDTVKYYAAPTFFILMLLDGQFTRLLENWSRNYYIANAHLLLLGLMCGCMVLSKRYMLITSVVLGMLFDMYYVGVLGIYMVALPLSVWLMYALADTLYRNVFTMFFGMIIFVTLFELVTLSIQMLFKLADVSDTFFISRFLGPTLLINMLLFIIFIFPFKKLFVIE
- a CDS encoding DUF2829 domain-containing protein; this translates as MTFEEILPHLKKGEKIIRKGWSGFELYVTLVNGEVYDNSPVTPYFLIKTADEGFSSFAPTVCDILADDWEIVHE
- a CDS encoding thiamine diphosphokinase produces the protein MNILLVAGGDPKLWPADIMAKPFDLFVGIDRGALFLLEENKEVALAVGDFDSLSKKEHDLVGQKAQEILSAIAEKDDTDTQLALASIFAKYPLAQVTLIGATGGRLDHLLANIWLGVEPRFTPFMQQITIRDNKNCLSYLPAGKHRVKKIPGLKYLAYCCLTPVSKLTLTKSKYTLDQVEVLQPTSYASNEFIGQEAEISFASGIVAVIQSRD